From the Thermoanaerobacterales bacterium genome, the window GGGCTCGACCGATGCCCGCTCCGTGGCAGATGGGAGATCGATTTTAAACGACGGCAAAGCCGTGCCGGGGGGGCAAAGCCTGCTCAAGCCGGCGATGAGCGCCTCAACCTTGTCCGGGGCAAGCCGTTCGATGTTCCCCAGGTTGGCGATAACCCGCTGCCTGACCTTTCCGCCCTCGCGGTAATTCTCGATGAGCTTCAGGTAGATGTACTCCTTGTCTCCCCGGCGGGTGGTTACTTTACGAAAGAACACAATAATCACCACCTTGGCAAATACGTTGTGAACTGGCTAACTAACTGGGTGTTTCAACCCCGGGTCCAGGGGCCGTTTCCTGCGCGTAGTGTCAACTTATGTTGACCTGGATAGGCCATGTTCCGCGCCGAAAGCCGCAGATCCCTTAGGACGTGGCCTTGGTAAGGTTGGGGTTGGAGTAGTGACAAGGTTGTGAAAAAGTGCACTAACCTTTTAGATGATGCTAGCATGAGGGGGTAATGGAGTCAACGGGCTGGGTGATTGTAGTGTAAAAAAATTTTTGCCACCCCTCCTATCCTTGAAGGGGTGGCAAATTTGTCCCTGCTTCCTATCTTGTAAGCCCCAGTTTCTTTGCGGCCTGCGCCAACCCGTCGCGATAGTTCGGATGGGCGATGGCGATCAGGGCCTCGGCCCTCTGCCGGAGGGTCCGTCCCTTTAAGAAGGCCACGCCGTATTCGGTCGCCACCGCGTCGATGTCGTGACGCCCCACGCAGACGACGCTGTCCGGGCTGAGCTGGGGCACAATGGCCGACTGGCCCTTTTCGTTGCGGGAACGCAGGACGAGGAAAAACCGCCCCTCGGGCGCCATGGCACAGCCGCGCGCGAAGTCCACCTGCCCACCGCTGACAAGCCGCCTCGCCCCGAAGGCCTGGGCCGTTGCCTGGCCGAGAAGGTCGACCTCGCCTGCGGTGTAGATGGCCGTCATCCGGATGTTGCGCGCGATTATCGCCGGGTCGTTGGTATAGGAAACCGGGTGCATTTCGATCAGCGGGTTGTCATCCACGAAACGGTACAGGCGACGGGAGCCGATGACGGAGGTGCAGATGACCTTATCCGGATGGATGGTCTTATGACGGTTGGTGACCGCCCCGGCGTGGACCAAGTCGGCGATGGCGTCGGTGAGAAAATCGCAGTGCACTCCGAGGCCGTGCTTGTCACGGAGGGCCTCTCCGACGGCCTGGGGAATGGGGCCGAGGCCGAGGGCTATGGTCGCGCCGTCGGGGATGTGTTCGGCGACGTGGGCGGCGATGGCCTTTGTCTCTTCATCCGGTTCATCGTAGGCGTAGTCCGGGAGGGGACTGTCGTCCTCTACTATGCAATCGGCCTGGGCGATATGGATGAAGCTCGTGCCATGGGTCCGCGGCATATTGGGGTTAACCACCAGCAGTACCTTCTTCGCCAGGCGCGCCGCGGTGGTTGTGTAGTCCACCGCCACACCGAAGCTGCAGAAACCGTGCTGGTCGATGGGTGAAACGGTGCCCATGAAGATATCGATATCCATATTTTCGGCCAGGAAAGAGGGATACTGGTGGAAGTAGCCGAACATCAGCCCCGATCGTCCTGCCGGCACGCCCGGGCGGGGCGTCCCGTTGGCTATCCAGGCGACATGCCGGAAGTGGCGTTCCATGCCGGGTTTACGGTAGCCGTTCCCACCCATGGGAAGCATTTGGTGGATACGCACCCCGCGCAGGTCCGCCTTGCGCTGGGTCATTGCCTCCAGCAGGACCGTGGGTTCACCGGCGCCCAGCGGCAGTACGATATTCTGCTCCGACTCGATATACTTGACAGCGTCTTCGGGGGTGCACCTCTTAGCCTGATAGAGTTCTCTTAAAAACTGCTTGTCGTCCGTGAGAGGGGGGGTTTTAAACCAGACCATTTGGCACCATCCCTTTCTAAGTAATGGTTACGGGGTGACAAAACTTCCCCGGCGGCAGTGCAAATTGTTGTTGTCATTCTCGTAAACCAACTAGTATAATACTATAAAGCCACCCATCTGTCCCGGATATACCAGGTTCCCGTAATGACAACCCGTAGTGACAAGGCGAAGACACCTCAAGCGGCTGGGGAGGTGTTAGCACTAGAAATTCCAAGCAATAATCACCTCGGGTTTGGGCACATTTCGTTTCTTTTATTTTCGCACCTTAAGTACTTTGGTTCACAATTGAATCGAGGCTCCCCAGAGGAAGCGAGGATGCTTCCGAGCGAGATAGAAAGAGATAACCGGGTATAATAGTATGTCAGCACCTTTTTGCGGTTGTTGTACTTTCGGATTGAAGGAGAGAGAGTCGGATGGAGATTTATCTGCCCATTGCGGGTATGCCGGTTAATGTTTTCCTCATCATGGGTCTAGGGGCGTTAGTCGGTGTCCTCTCCGGTTTGTTCGGCGTCGGCGGCGGTTTTCTGCTCACGCCCCTGCTGCTTTTCGTCGGTATTCCCCCGGCCGTGGCCGCGGCCTCGGACACGAACCAGATCGTCGCTGCTTCCTCGTCCGGTGCCCTGGCGCACAAACGCCTGGGCAACGTGGACATGAAAATGGGGCTTATCTACCTGGCAGGGGGTATCCTGGGCGGTACCTTCGGTGCGCAACTGGTGAAGTTCCTGCGCGGAGTCGGCAATTACGATCTCACGATGAAGCTTATCTACGTGGTAATGCTCACCCTCGTCGGCGGGTTTATGTTTATTGAAGGCCTGCAGACCCTGCGGGGCAAGGCTGCGGCCAAGAAGGAAGACGCCAAGCCCTCCGCTTTCAAGCGCTTTGTAGACTCCCTGCCTTTCCAGACGGAGTTTAAGACCAGCGGTGTACGGATCTCTATCCTTTTCCCCATCCTCCTCGGGTTCCTGGTCGGGGCCCTGGCTGCCCTGCTCGGCGTCGGCGGCGGCTTCATTACGATGCCGGCCATGATCTACCTCCTGGGCATGCCCACCATCGTGGCCATCGGCACCGACCTCTTCCAGATGGTTTTTACGACGATCAACATCACAATTCAGCAAGCCGTTACGAACCACACGGTGGATATCGTCCTGGCCATCCTGCTGTTCTGCGGTTCGACGATCGGAGCGCAGGTCGGCGCCCGCCTGTCGCGCCGGTTCAAGGGCGAGCAGTTGCGTGTGCTCCTGGCCGTCATCGTGCTCTCGGTGATGGTGAAGATCGTTTTTGACCTGGTGGCGACTCCCGACTCACTAATCCAGTTCGCTTCGGGGGGTGGCGGTCACTAATGAAGAGGACGGCGCGCGGACTGACGGCTATCGTCCTGACCCTGCTGCTTGTTCTGGGGGCCGGAAGCTGGTGCTTCGCGGCCGCAGCCGAGGTCAGCCTGAGTTCGGATGTTATTGAGATCGGTACCGGTTTCGCGGGCAGCGAAGTGGAGGTCAAGGGCAGCGTCCCGGGTGGCAGTGTAGTGGTCGTGAAGGTGGTGGCGCCCGAGAAGAAGGCCGCTCTGAGCCGCAAAGGGCGGGTCAGCGGGCTCTGGATGACCGTCGAGCAGGCTACGGTCAGCGGCATGCCGGGCATGTACAAGGTCTTTACTTCCGGCCCGGTAGGGGACCTGCCGGAGGGGGTGCAGGCGGAACTGGGCCTGGATAAGGAGTTCATGTCGCTGAAAGATGCCGCTCAGGTTACAACGAAACACGAGGAGGAAACGGTCGCCGTACCCCGGGAGCAGGCCGACGTCTTCCTGGACGGCCTGATCGGGCTGATGGCCGAGAAGAATCTCTACACGATCAACGAAGGTGCCATTAAGGTTAACGGAGAGTCCTTTGCGGGAACCATCGACATCCCGCCTGATATCCCGCGCGGGGAGACCCGGATCGAGGTTTACGCCGTGCAGAACGGCGCCGTGATCGCCACTGCGGACACCACCCTCAAGGCCGAGCCCGTCGGCCTGGTGCGGACACTGGGTAACATGGCCCAGCATAACGCGGTCTCATACGGTATCCTGGCGGTCCTGATCGCCCTCTCCGCCGGGATCACTATCGCCCAGTTCTTCAAGTGGCTGCAGAAGGTCATCTTTAAGGACGAAGGCGTAAGCGCCCATCACTGATTAAAGCTTGCGGTCTGCAAAATGGGCCCGTCTCCGGCGGCGGAGATGGGCCCTTACTTGTTCAGTGCCGGTCGTTATCGTCTTGAATACTCTTTTCGGCCACACGGGTGATGAGAGAGGCCAGCACCCGCCGCTCCTCCTTGTTACCTTCGTCCCACAGTTCCTTGATCAGCCGTTGCTCTCTGTTCCCAGGGTCGAAGTGCCTGGCGATGAACTCGCCCAGGTGATAGGACGCGTCCTCGACCGTCCGGTCGCTCAGGCCGATCCTTTCTGCGGTTTTGGCCATCGTGCCCAGGAAATGCTTCCACTTGTGCCAGGTGGTTTCAAGTTCCACGGCTCCTTAACCTCCTCCCGCCGTTAATGTCCCCCACCAGGCCCGGACTCTATTAATTAAAGCAGTCTCATAGACGCCGGTGAAGATTGACCTGAGTTTGCACACGCTGTCCGTCAGGGCGAAATAGATATGGACGGCAATGCTGGCGGTGAGCGCAACGGTGCCCAGGTAGAGCAGGCGGCGGATGCGGTTGAGGCCCCCAACCAAGGATACCGGGCGGGTGAAAAAATGCGGGGAGTGGAGGATGATCCCAATGGAGCCCAAAAGGGGAATGAGAACCAGCCAGAGGGTATACAAGAGTTTCTGTCCCGGGTTGTATTTGAAGAACTGTGGTTTCTTATGCGTTAAGAAGGCCTCGTATCGCAGGAACCGGGGCAGCCGCGCCAGGTCGGCGGCCGTCGGGACGAGGTCCGGGTATTTGCGGAGGGCATAGAGGTAGCCGAGGTAGAGGGCGCCCAGCGCGAAGCCCACGGACAGGTGGGCCTTTCTTACGCGCCGCATTTCCACCGGCCAGCGGTGAGGGAGAGGGTTGGAAAGGTAGAGGCCGGTCACGATCTCGGTGGCCAGGGCGGGGACGAGCAGCCAGTGGAAGACCCGGATCGGGAGCGGATGGCGCAAAATCTTCACCTTTACCATTCAGTCCTCCTCCTCCAACCACGTCTCATTCACCGGCTGGCGCCGTCATCCTCGCCAATTTAAGCGGGTGCGGCCGACGGCGTGCGCTTCGGAAAAACCACGGCCCCATCCCGTGAGTGGCTGACGACCGACGACCGATGCGTGATGAGGCTTCTCAGATAATGAACCGTTGTACGTTGCCGCCCGGAGTCAGGAGGTGGGTGGCGCAGGCCATGCAGGGGTCGAAGGCGCGCACCACCCGACCGATCTCCACCGGCTGCTTCGGGTTGGCCACCGGGGTACCGAGTAGGGCCTCCTCGATCGGTCCGGGGCGGCCCTCACCGTCCCGCGGGGAGAAATGCCAGGCCGAGGGGGTTATGACCTGGTAGCGATCGATCCGTCCCCCGCGCACCCGAACCCGGTGCAAAAGACCTCCCCGTGGCACCCCGGAAATACCCAACCCCTCGCCTTCCTCCGGCAGTTCATATCTTCGGTAGACCGGCTGGCCCGGTTCCAGCTGTTCAAGCCATTCCTGCATCAGCCCGCCGATGATTTCGGCCTCGATGGCCCGGGCCAGGATGCGGTCCATAGTGGAGACCCCCCGGCGGTACCTGCCGCTGACCCAGAGGCGTACCAGCGGCCCGGTTTCCACGGCCCGGCCGCGGTAACGCGGGGCTTTCACCCAGGAGTAAGCTCCTTTGCGGCCGGGGTCCGGTTTTGTGTCCGAAAGGGCTTTCCAACCGTTTTCCGGCTGGTCACTGAAAAAGGAGTGTCGTACGCTTTCCGAAATCTCGCGCACATCGACCTCTTCGATTCGTCCTTCAATGAGCGCAGCTCCAGGAAAACGATAGTCCCGGGCGCCGGGAGTGCGCGGGAACATCCCGTAAGTCATCATGTTCTCCGGGCGCCTGCCGATCTCAAAGTAATCCGAGTAGTGTTCGGCCAGGGCATGGGCGTCGGGCAGGTACTTTTCGCTGATAAAGCGGTTGACCCGTTGCAGTTTGGACCGCAGGTCCAGGATGATGTCCGGGCGGGGGATCACGGTGGCCCCGCCGCCGATGATGCCGTGCTGGTGGGGGACCTTGCCCCCCAGGATCACCTCCATTTCATTAATCACCCGCGTTACGTCCCCCGCGCCGAAGTAGTGCTCAACCAAACGGCTGTTCAGGGCCCGGGGCAGCCGCAGATCCTTGGTGTACTGAGGTTTAAAGGGGTGCATGTCCGGTCCCTGCACCCAATCGGGCAGGCCGAGGAAGTAGAAGTGACGGATCTGGTTTTGCAGGGTGACCACGCCCAGGAGCAGGTTACGGACCAACTGGCCGTCGGGCGTGGGCTGGATACCGGCCAGGTCGTCAAGGGCCTCGGCCGCGGCCACGGCGTGTGAGGCGCAACAAATACCGCAGATGCGCTGGGTCAGGTAGGGGGCGTCCCGGGGGTCGCGGCCCCGCATGATCAACTCAAAGCCGCGGAAGAACGTGCCGCAGCAGCGGGCGTCAACCACCTGCCCTCCTTCCACCGTAACCTCCAGTTGCCCCGGGCCGATGGACCTGGTCATCGGACTAATCACAATCTTCATCCGGTGCAATCCTTCCGGGCCTTACCCCAATCGGTTTGGCCTACTTCTTTTTTC encodes:
- a CDS encoding acetyl-CoA hydrolase/transferase C-terminal domain-containing protein, which gives rise to MVWFKTPPLTDDKQFLRELYQAKRCTPEDAVKYIESEQNIVLPLGAGEPTVLLEAMTQRKADLRGVRIHQMLPMGGNGYRKPGMERHFRHVAWIANGTPRPGVPAGRSGLMFGYFHQYPSFLAENMDIDIFMGTVSPIDQHGFCSFGVAVDYTTTAARLAKKVLLVVNPNMPRTHGTSFIHIAQADCIVEDDSPLPDYAYDEPDEETKAIAAHVAEHIPDGATIALGLGPIPQAVGEALRDKHGLGVHCDFLTDAIADLVHAGAVTNRHKTIHPDKVICTSVIGSRRLYRFVDDNPLIEMHPVSYTNDPAIIARNIRMTAIYTAGEVDLLGQATAQAFGARRLVSGGQVDFARGCAMAPEGRFFLVLRSRNEKGQSAIVPQLSPDSVVCVGRHDIDAVATEYGVAFLKGRTLRQRAEALIAIAHPNYRDGLAQAAKKLGLTR
- a CDS encoding sulfite exporter TauE/SafE family protein: MEIYLPIAGMPVNVFLIMGLGALVGVLSGLFGVGGGFLLTPLLLFVGIPPAVAAASDTNQIVAASSSGALAHKRLGNVDMKMGLIYLAGGILGGTFGAQLVKFLRGVGNYDLTMKLIYVVMLTLVGGFMFIEGLQTLRGKAAAKKEDAKPSAFKRFVDSLPFQTEFKTSGVRISILFPILLGFLVGALAALLGVGGGFITMPAMIYLLGMPTIVAIGTDLFQMVFTTINITIQQAVTNHTVDIVLAILLFCGSTIGAQVGARLSRRFKGEQLRVLLAVIVLSVMVKIVFDLVATPDSLIQFASGGGGH
- a CDS encoding TIGR02186 family protein, coding for MKRTARGLTAIVLTLLLVLGAGSWCFAAAAEVSLSSDVIEIGTGFAGSEVEVKGSVPGGSVVVVKVVAPEKKAALSRKGRVSGLWMTVEQATVSGMPGMYKVFTSGPVGDLPEGVQAELGLDKEFMSLKDAAQVTTKHEEETVAVPREQADVFLDGLIGLMAEKNLYTINEGAIKVNGESFAGTIDIPPDIPRGETRIEVYAVQNGAVIATADTTLKAEPVGLVRTLGNMAQHNAVSYGILAVLIALSAGITIAQFFKWLQKVIFKDEGVSAHH
- a CDS encoding DUF3243 domain-containing protein, with the protein product MELETTWHKWKHFLGTMAKTAERIGLSDRTVEDASYHLGEFIARHFDPGNREQRLIKELWDEGNKEERRVLASLITRVAEKSIQDDNDRH
- a CDS encoding cytochrome b/b6 domain-containing protein yields the protein MVKVKILRHPLPIRVFHWLLVPALATEIVTGLYLSNPLPHRWPVEMRRVRKAHLSVGFALGALYLGYLYALRKYPDLVPTAADLARLPRFLRYEAFLTHKKPQFFKYNPGQKLLYTLWLVLIPLLGSIGIILHSPHFFTRPVSLVGGLNRIRRLLYLGTVALTASIAVHIYFALTDSVCKLRSIFTGVYETALINRVRAWWGTLTAGGG
- a CDS encoding nickel-dependent hydrogenase large subunit, whose translation is MKIVISPMTRSIGPGQLEVTVEGGQVVDARCCGTFFRGFELIMRGRDPRDAPYLTQRICGICCASHAVAAAEALDDLAGIQPTPDGQLVRNLLLGVVTLQNQIRHFYFLGLPDWVQGPDMHPFKPQYTKDLRLPRALNSRLVEHYFGAGDVTRVINEMEVILGGKVPHQHGIIGGGATVIPRPDIILDLRSKLQRVNRFISEKYLPDAHALAEHYSDYFEIGRRPENMMTYGMFPRTPGARDYRFPGAALIEGRIEEVDVREISESVRHSFFSDQPENGWKALSDTKPDPGRKGAYSWVKAPRYRGRAVETGPLVRLWVSGRYRRGVSTMDRILARAIEAEIIGGLMQEWLEQLEPGQPVYRRYELPEEGEGLGISGVPRGGLLHRVRVRGGRIDRYQVITPSAWHFSPRDGEGRPGPIEEALLGTPVANPKQPVEIGRVVRAFDPCMACATHLLTPGGNVQRFII